In Liquorilactobacillus nagelii DSM 13675, the following proteins share a genomic window:
- a CDS encoding hydroxymethylglutaryl-CoA reductase, degradative — MTNLSKFYQKTWQQRLQALIDQKIISDQQRKILQCSASDPELGDQQIENYLTHYNLPEGLALHYLINGKRYLIPMVTEEPSVIAASSHGAAIIEKSGGFTTKVSGHLLWGQIVFEKVSQPEKLKKNLEEQQEKLILIANQAHPSLQKRGGGARHLRVRILAADLVSLDLAIDTQEAMGANMVNSMLEAVANYLGTQISAPVLLSVLSNLADESLAQASCRIPVEFLTRPQLAGQQVAEKIAVASRLAQLDPYRAATHNKGIMNGVDAVAIAMGNDWRAIESAAHAFAVKSGSYRGLSQWQLNSDNSILEGKITLPLPVAVVGGSIKIVPLVQLNQQLAKINSATQLAEIIASVGLAQNLAALQALVSEGIQQGHMRLQLRATILAAGAQPNEVATILKQMQQMKKTDLTTAQSLLAKKHESEH, encoded by the coding sequence ATGACAAATTTAAGCAAGTTTTATCAAAAAACATGGCAACAACGCCTACAAGCCTTGATTGATCAGAAAATAATTTCTGATCAGCAACGAAAAATATTGCAATGTTCAGCAAGTGACCCAGAACTTGGAGATCAACAAATTGAAAATTATCTGACACATTATAATTTACCCGAGGGTCTGGCGCTTCATTATTTAATTAATGGCAAACGTTATTTAATTCCAATGGTAACAGAAGAACCATCAGTTATAGCTGCTAGTAGCCATGGAGCGGCTATTATTGAGAAGAGTGGCGGCTTCACAACAAAAGTTTCAGGCCATTTATTATGGGGGCAAATTGTTTTTGAGAAAGTATCTCAACCTGAAAAGTTGAAGAAAAATTTGGAAGAACAACAAGAAAAATTAATTTTAATTGCTAATCAGGCTCACCCATCCTTGCAAAAGCGCGGTGGTGGTGCCCGTCACTTGCGAGTTAGAATTTTAGCAGCAGATTTAGTTTCATTAGACTTAGCAATTGATACCCAAGAGGCAATGGGAGCCAACATGGTCAACTCAATGCTGGAGGCGGTCGCAAATTACTTAGGAACTCAGATCTCAGCACCAGTTTTATTGAGTGTTCTTAGCAACTTAGCAGATGAATCATTAGCCCAAGCTAGTTGTCGGATTCCAGTAGAATTTTTAACTAGACCGCAGTTAGCTGGACAGCAGGTTGCTGAGAAAATTGCGGTTGCTTCAAGATTGGCTCAGTTAGATCCTTATCGAGCAGCTACTCACAACAAAGGAATTATGAATGGGGTCGATGCAGTTGCAATTGCCATGGGTAATGATTGGCGAGCGATTGAAAGTGCAGCTCATGCTTTTGCAGTTAAAAGCGGTAGCTACCGTGGCTTAAGTCAGTGGCAACTTAATTCAGATAATTCTATTTTAGAAGGGAAAATAACTTTACCACTACCAGTAGCGGTTGTTGGTGGTTCAATTAAAATTGTACCACTAGTACAATTAAATCAGCAGTTAGCCAAAATAAATTCGGCTACACAATTAGCGGAAATCATTGCAAGTGTAGGCTTAGCTCAAAACTTAGCGGCTCTTCAGGCACTTGTTAGTGAGGGAATTCAACAAGGTCATATGCGATTGCAATTACGGGCAACGATTTTAGCTGCCGGTGCGCAACCAAACGAGGTTGCAACTATCTTAAAGCAAATGCAGCAAATGAAAAAAACGGATTTAACAACTGCCCAGTCTTTGTTAGCCAAAAAACATGAAAGTGAGCATTAA
- a CDS encoding NAD-dependent protein deacylase — MSLTTVIKNATKIVFLTGAGVSTPSGIPDYRSKGGIYDNGQEQPEYLLSRTCLEHEPEKFYHFVTTQMYYPQAQPNIIHQKMADITQKKAASIITQNVDGLHTKAGAKNVIEFHGSLYRIYCQHCQQLVDYQTYLQNMYHQSCSGILRPDIVLYGESIASEVLEKAIAAIATADLLLVCGTSLRVYPFAGLLAYRQPQAKLIAVNREKLDLPVGAEQLNMDASTAFAQLQI, encoded by the coding sequence ATGTCATTAACTACAGTTATCAAAAATGCAACAAAAATTGTTTTCCTAACAGGAGCAGGGGTTTCGACACCGTCAGGAATTCCAGATTATCGTTCTAAAGGCGGAATCTATGATAATGGGCAAGAACAGCCAGAGTATCTGTTAAGTAGAACTTGTCTAGAGCATGAACCGGAAAAGTTTTATCATTTTGTAACTACTCAGATGTATTACCCGCAGGCTCAACCCAATATTATCCATCAAAAAATGGCAGACATAACACAGAAAAAAGCAGCCTCAATTATTACGCAAAATGTTGATGGCTTGCATACTAAAGCTGGAGCGAAGAATGTAATTGAATTTCATGGCAGTCTATATCGAATTTATTGTCAGCATTGTCAGCAATTGGTTGACTACCAAACGTATTTGCAAAACATGTATCATCAAAGTTGCAGTGGAATTTTGCGTCCAGACATTGTGTTATATGGAGAATCAATCGCATCAGAAGTATTAGAAAAAGCTATTGCAGCAATTGCGACTGCAGATTTATTGCTGGTTTGCGGAACCTCTTTACGGGTTTATCCGTTTGCAGGCTTATTAGCTTATCGCCAGCCGCAGGCAAAATTAATTGCAGTTAATCGTGAAAAACTGGATTTACCAGTTGGGGCCGAGCAACTGAATATGGATGCCAGCACGGCATTTGCCCAATTGCAGATTTGA
- the ispE gene encoding 4-(cytidine 5'-diphospho)-2-C-methyl-D-erythritol kinase produces the protein MEIIEKAPAKLNLFLDTPFRHPDGAPEWQMVMTAIDLADYVKVTPYFKNQLITVETDLGFLPQDQRNLAFQAAKILQKRFAINQGVQIKIRKKIPVAAGMGGGSADAAAVLRALNKLWNLELSRVELARIGLLIDSDVPFCVYSQTAAVSGKGEIIEPLPDLPPFWIVLAKPRASVSTAGVLKKIPYSKLGHGDYNKMLLATASQDLKQILPVMTNVLETVTQTNVPEILRLKHKMIEFGAQTAQMTGSGPTVFGICEHYSRAQHVYNSLKGFCETVQLVRPCHLHCECRR, from the coding sequence ATGGAGATAATTGAAAAAGCCCCCGCTAAGCTGAACTTATTTTTAGATACGCCTTTTCGTCACCCTGATGGGGCACCTGAATGGCAAATGGTAATGACAGCAATTGATTTAGCGGATTATGTTAAAGTAACTCCGTATTTCAAGAATCAGCTGATTACAGTAGAAACTGATTTGGGATTTTTACCGCAAGATCAACGTAATTTAGCTTTTCAGGCGGCTAAAATATTGCAAAAAAGGTTTGCAATCAATCAAGGCGTTCAAATTAAAATCCGTAAAAAAATTCCAGTAGCAGCTGGAATGGGCGGCGGATCTGCAGATGCAGCGGCGGTGTTACGAGCACTTAACAAACTATGGAACTTAGAATTAAGTCGTGTTGAGTTAGCAAGAATTGGGTTGCTGATTGATTCTGACGTACCATTTTGTGTTTACAGCCAAACAGCAGCTGTTAGCGGAAAAGGTGAAATTATTGAGCCGCTGCCAGATTTACCACCGTTTTGGATTGTATTAGCTAAACCGCGCGCAAGTGTGTCAACGGCTGGAGTTTTGAAGAAGATTCCTTATAGTAAATTAGGACATGGTGATTATAATAAAATGCTTTTGGCGACAGCTAGTCAGGATCTGAAACAAATTTTACCAGTTATGACGAATGTTTTGGAAACAGTGACTCAGACTAATGTTCCAGAAATTTTACGATTAAAACATAAAATGATTGAGTTTGGCGCGCAGACCGCTCAAATGACGGGTAGTGGACCAACGGTTTTTGGAATCTGTGAACATTATTCACGTGCTCAGCATGTTTATAACAGTCTGAAAGGGTTTTGTGAGACGGTTCAACTAGTTCGGCCGTGTCACTTACATTGTGAATGTCGACGATAA
- a CDS encoding argininosuccinate synthase — protein sequence MEKEKVVLAYSGGLDTSVSIAWLKDKGYDVIACCIDVGEGKDLEEVEEKGLAVGASVSLTIDAKEEFAKDYALVALQGHTYYENKYPLVSALSRPLIVTKLVEVAKKYGATAIAHGCTGKGNDQVRFEVGIHALAPEMKIEDPIREWHWSREEEIEYAQEHNIPVPINLDSPYSIDENLWGRANECGILEDPWASAPEDAYDRTNPLEDTPDTPAIVEIEFKEGVPTAINGTSYPLAELIMQLDKLAGLHGIGRIDHVENRLVGIKSREIYECPAATVLIKAHKDLEDLTSEHDLAHFKPVIEQKLSELIYNGLWFSPLMLALKAFLKESQKNVTGVVRIKLFKGNVICEGRKSPYSLYDKNLATYTSADEFDQESAAGFIKLWGLPTQVYAQVQAKNQTGKVENTGVEL from the coding sequence ATGGAAAAAGAAAAAGTTGTTTTAGCATATTCAGGTGGACTTGATACTTCGGTTTCGATTGCTTGGTTAAAAGACAAAGGCTATGACGTAATCGCTTGCTGTATCGATGTTGGTGAAGGAAAAGATCTTGAGGAAGTTGAAGAAAAAGGGCTTGCAGTCGGTGCTAGTGTTTCTTTAACAATTGATGCTAAAGAAGAATTTGCCAAAGATTATGCTTTAGTTGCTTTACAAGGGCATACTTATTATGAAAATAAATATCCATTAGTTTCGGCTTTGTCACGGCCATTGATTGTTACAAAATTAGTTGAGGTTGCTAAAAAGTATGGTGCGACAGCCATTGCTCATGGATGTACTGGTAAGGGCAATGATCAAGTTCGTTTTGAAGTTGGCATCCATGCATTAGCTCCTGAAATGAAAATTGAAGATCCAATTCGGGAATGGCATTGGTCACGGGAAGAAGAAATTGAGTATGCTCAAGAACATAATATTCCGGTTCCTATCAATTTAGACAGCCCTTATTCAATTGATGAAAATCTTTGGGGCAGAGCTAATGAATGTGGGATCCTAGAAGATCCTTGGGCAAGTGCACCCGAGGATGCTTATGATCGGACCAATCCGCTAGAAGATACCCCAGATACTCCAGCGATAGTTGAAATAGAATTTAAGGAAGGAGTTCCAACTGCCATTAATGGCACTTCATATCCTTTAGCTGAACTAATTATGCAGTTAGATAAGTTAGCTGGTTTACATGGGATTGGTCGGATTGATCATGTTGAAAATCGGTTGGTCGGAATCAAATCTCGGGAAATTTACGAATGCCCAGCGGCAACTGTCTTAATTAAAGCTCATAAAGATTTAGAAGATTTGACTAGTGAACATGATTTAGCACATTTCAAACCAGTTATTGAACAAAAATTAAGTGAATTAATTTATAATGGTCTCTGGTTTTCACCACTGATGCTGGCTCTAAAAGCATTTTTGAAAGAATCACAAAAAAATGTTACTGGTGTTGTTCGGATCAAGTTATTTAAAGGCAATGTCATTTGTGAAGGACGGAAGTCACCATACTCTCTTTATGACAAAAACTTAGCGACTTATACTTCAGCTGATGAATTTGATCAAGAGTCTGCTGCCGGGTTTATCAAACTCTGGGGATTGCCAACTCAGGTTTATGCTCAAGTGCAAGCTAAAAACCAAACTGGTAAGGTTGAAAATACAGGTGTGGAATTATGA
- the rsmA gene encoding 16S rRNA (adenine(1518)-N(6)/adenine(1519)-N(6))-dimethyltransferase RsmA, with amino-acid sequence MESRHPAIASPTRTKAIMTAYGLNFKKSLGQNFLTNETLLQQMVAVAEISLADDVIEIGPGIGALTEQLAQKAHQVTALEVDQRLLPVLAETLADYSNIKVIEQDVLKADLPALIADSFDGQHQLKVVANLPYYITSPIIKFLLQQPIPLKTMVVMMQKEVAERLSAVPKTKAYGALSVLVQYQCQAELAITVPKSFFIPQPQVDSAIVKLVKREEVISPVNSWPLFVKVVQGCFAHRRKNLGNNLLSIVGKQKMNKEQAAEFLAEMKLSARMRAEELTVGQFVELTNQLQIKGVL; translated from the coding sequence ATGGAAAGTAGACACCCAGCGATTGCTTCACCTACTAGAACTAAAGCAATTATGACGGCCTATGGGTTGAACTTTAAAAAAAGTTTAGGGCAGAACTTTTTGACCAATGAAACATTATTGCAACAAATGGTAGCTGTAGCTGAAATTTCGTTGGCTGATGATGTGATTGAGATTGGCCCTGGCATTGGAGCTTTAACTGAACAGTTAGCACAAAAGGCACATCAAGTGACTGCACTAGAAGTTGATCAACGTTTACTGCCCGTTTTGGCGGAAACTTTAGCTGACTATTCAAACATCAAAGTAATTGAACAAGATGTGTTGAAAGCCGACCTACCAGCTTTAATTGCAGATAGTTTTGATGGCCAACACCAATTAAAAGTTGTGGCTAATTTACCATATTACATTACTAGTCCGATTATTAAGTTTCTATTGCAACAACCAATTCCATTAAAAACAATGGTTGTAATGATGCAAAAAGAAGTTGCTGAGCGGTTAAGTGCAGTACCTAAAACTAAAGCCTATGGGGCGTTGTCAGTTCTTGTTCAATACCAATGTCAAGCTGAATTGGCAATAACTGTGCCAAAATCATTTTTTATACCGCAACCTCAAGTTGATTCGGCGATTGTCAAATTGGTAAAACGTGAAGAAGTTATATCTCCGGTAAATTCTTGGCCCTTATTTGTTAAGGTTGTTCAAGGATGTTTTGCTCATCGTCGAAAAAATTTAGGTAATAATTTATTGAGCATTGTAGGAAAACAGAAAATGAATAAAGAACAAGCTGCTGAATTTTTAGCTGAAATGAAATTATCAGCCAGAATGCGAGCAGAAGAGTTAACAGTAGGGCAATTTGTTGAGTTGACTAATCAGTTGCAAATAAAAGGGGTTCTTTAA
- the argH gene encoding argininosuccinate lyase codes for MSVDKPWGGRFTAENDQLAEQFGASINFDQQMAYEDLQGSLAHVQMLAHTKILSTEDAAKISQGLKNLMQQLKDNKLTFDVEYEDIHMNLEMLLTKQIGPVAGKLHTARSRNDQVATDLHLYLKNRLPLIQKALHQLQQTIVAKAADNVTTLMPGYTHLQHAQPISYAHYLLAYYQMFKRDAERFDFSQQHINLSPLGAAALAGTTFPIDRDYSAKLLGFSEIYANSLDAVSDRDFVLEFLSNAAILMMHLSRFCEEIVLWCSYEFNYISLSDAYSTGSSIMPQKKNPDMAELIRGKSGRVYGHLLGLLTTLKGLPLAYNKDLQEDKEGAFDTVKTILPSLNVFNGMLATLTLNKANMAHATEHDFSNATELADYLAAKGLPFREAHRLVGELVLQGIKENRSLQDFSLDELQQQSPLIQNDVYQALKPKIAVERRNSAGGTGFEQIKKQLAVAKTELEQTTNF; via the coding sequence ATGAGCGTTGATAAACCATGGGGAGGCCGTTTTACAGCCGAAAATGATCAATTAGCTGAACAATTTGGTGCTTCAATTAATTTTGATCAGCAGATGGCTTATGAAGATTTGCAAGGTTCTTTGGCGCATGTACAAATGCTGGCACATACAAAAATCTTATCCACTGAGGATGCTGCAAAAATCAGCCAAGGTTTAAAGAACTTAATGCAACAGCTTAAAGACAATAAATTGACTTTTGATGTTGAGTATGAAGATATTCATATGAATCTTGAAATGTTATTAACTAAGCAAATAGGTCCTGTAGCGGGAAAATTGCATACTGCTCGAAGCCGCAATGATCAAGTGGCTACTGATTTGCATTTGTACTTAAAAAATCGATTACCGCTTATTCAAAAAGCTCTTCATCAATTACAACAAACAATTGTCGCTAAAGCTGCTGATAATGTGACAACATTAATGCCCGGATACACTCACTTACAGCATGCTCAACCAATTTCTTACGCCCACTATTTATTGGCGTACTATCAAATGTTCAAACGAGACGCTGAACGTTTTGACTTTAGTCAACAGCATATTAATTTATCACCGTTAGGCGCAGCAGCTTTGGCTGGAACTACCTTTCCAATTGATCGAGACTATTCAGCTAAATTATTAGGGTTCTCTGAAATCTATGCCAACTCCTTAGATGCTGTTTCCGATCGAGATTTCGTTTTAGAATTTTTAAGCAATGCTGCAATTTTGATGATGCATCTCTCCCGTTTCTGTGAAGAAATTGTTCTTTGGTGCTCTTATGAATTTAATTATATTAGCTTAAGTGATGCTTACTCAACTGGCAGTTCAATTATGCCTCAGAAAAAAAATCCTGATATGGCAGAACTAATTCGCGGAAAAAGTGGTCGGGTTTATGGCCATTTGCTTGGCTTATTAACAACTTTAAAAGGCTTGCCGCTGGCTTATAATAAAGATCTACAAGAAGACAAAGAAGGAGCTTTTGACACCGTTAAAACCATCCTACCAAGTCTTAATGTCTTCAATGGTATGCTAGCTACCTTAACTTTGAACAAAGCTAACATGGCTCATGCAACTGAACATGATTTTTCAAATGCAACCGAATTAGCTGATTATTTAGCTGCTAAGGGGCTACCATTTCGAGAGGCTCATCGTTTAGTTGGTGAATTAGTATTACAAGGCATCAAAGAAAATCGCAGTTTACAAGATTTTTCCTTAGATGAACTGCAACAACAAAGTCCATTAATTCAAAACGATGTTTATCAAGCGCTCAAGCCTAAAATTGCTGTTGAGCGGCGGAACTCCGCTGGCGGAACCGGTTTTGAACAAATAAAAAAGCAGCTGGCTGTCGCTAAAACTGAACTCGAACAAACAACTAATTTCTAA
- the rnmV gene encoding ribonuclease M5 has translation MKKLKEVIVVEGKDDTKRIKQAVNADTIETNGSAISPGVIEQIKILQEKRGVIVFTDPDFSGEKIRQMISQQVPGVKHAFLTKAQAVPKAKGSLGVEHAAPEAIQAALAHLYTEAPAAKALVSRETLWQAGLLSGPGAKEKRAKLGEVLKIGYTNGKRLYERLSLFQINQQQLQQALEQIKQLEDKTDGK, from the coding sequence GTGAAAAAACTAAAAGAAGTAATTGTCGTTGAAGGTAAAGATGACACTAAGAGAATCAAACAAGCGGTTAATGCTGACACAATTGAAACTAACGGTTCAGCGATTAGCCCGGGAGTAATTGAACAAATTAAAATTTTGCAAGAAAAACGCGGTGTGATTGTTTTTACTGATCCAGATTTTTCCGGAGAAAAAATCCGTCAGATGATTTCACAACAAGTACCAGGGGTAAAACATGCTTTTTTAACCAAAGCTCAAGCTGTGCCGAAAGCTAAAGGAAGTTTGGGGGTTGAACATGCAGCACCAGAAGCAATTCAAGCAGCACTAGCTCATTTGTATACTGAAGCTCCAGCAGCCAAAGCACTTGTTTCGCGTGAGACCTTATGGCAGGCCGGACTATTATCGGGTCCTGGTGCTAAGGAAAAAAGAGCCAAATTAGGTGAAGTTCTGAAAATTGGTTATACCAATGGCAAGCGCTTGTACGAGCGGCTAAGCCTTTTTCAAATTAATCAGCAGCAACTGCAGCAAGCGTTAGAACAAATTAAACAATTGGAGGATAAAACTGATGGAAAGTAG
- a CDS encoding Veg family protein, whose translation MPVSIATIKNKLDDYLGKPLTVVVQAGRKKTVSRHGILRETYPAVFVIELNQEENAFERVSYSYTDILTKNIRLDFED comes from the coding sequence ATGCCGGTATCGATCGCTACGATCAAAAACAAATTAGATGATTACTTAGGGAAGCCACTGACCGTTGTTGTTCAAGCAGGTCGAAAGAAAACTGTTAGTCGCCATGGAATTTTGCGTGAAACTTATCCAGCGGTTTTTGTGATCGAATTAAATCAAGAAGAAAATGCCTTTGAGCGTGTTTCATATAGTTATACCGATATTTTGACTAAGAATATTCGGTTGGATTTCGAAGATTAA
- a CDS encoding TatD family hydrolase: MTIFDSHTHINDPAFTTDLPDVIKRAHAWGVKKMLVLAGDGASFGRLQQLWQLDNNIYGAAGCHPEDAVRFNTTELDELAQKFKFPQMKALGEIGLDYHCSVEPKIQQEVFQQQLELARELNVPVSIHNRDAFEDTYRILKAAHVGDFGAIMHSFNGDTSWSKKFLDLGMNLSFSGVVTFKNAVEVREAFLATPLDRILVETDAPYLAPVPYRGQQNEPGFTRLTVEYLADLRQLSVEKFAKQTYQNTLKILRI, from the coding sequence CTGACAATTTTTGATTCACATACGCATATTAATGATCCAGCGTTTACCACTGATCTGCCGGACGTAATTAAGCGCGCTCACGCATGGGGTGTAAAAAAAATGCTGGTCTTAGCTGGGGATGGAGCTAGTTTTGGACGATTGCAGCAACTTTGGCAGTTAGATAATAACATTTATGGAGCGGCTGGTTGTCATCCGGAAGACGCCGTTCGGTTTAATACGACAGAGTTGGATGAATTGGCCCAGAAATTTAAATTTCCGCAGATGAAAGCTTTAGGGGAAATCGGGTTAGACTATCATTGCTCAGTTGAACCGAAAATCCAGCAAGAAGTTTTCCAACAACAATTAGAGTTAGCCCGCGAGTTAAATGTGCCAGTCAGTATTCATAATCGAGATGCCTTTGAAGATACTTATCGAATTCTCAAGGCTGCCCATGTTGGCGATTTCGGTGCAATTATGCATAGCTTCAATGGTGACACTTCATGGTCTAAAAAATTTTTAGACTTGGGAATGAATTTGTCATTTAGCGGCGTGGTGACTTTTAAAAATGCTGTTGAGGTAAGAGAAGCATTTTTAGCAACACCACTAGACCGAATTTTGGTTGAAACGGATGCGCCTTATCTAGCACCAGTGCCTTATCGCGGACAGCAGAATGAACCCGGATTTACCCGCCTAACGGTTGAATATTTGGCAGACTTACGTCAATTGTCAGTTGAAAAATTTGCAAAGCAGACTTATCAAAATACATTAAAAATATTAAGGATTTAA
- the metG gene encoding methionine--tRNA ligase, protein MASQETFYITTPIYYPSGKLHIGNSYTTIACDVMARYKRLQGYDVFFLTGTDEHGLKIEKKAEELGMSPQAYVDQMADGIKQLWKLLEISNDKFIRTTDDYHEKAIQKIFEHLLKKGDIYLGEYQGWYSVSDEEYFTESQLAEVYRDEQGKVVGGKAPSGHEVELVREECYFFKMSKYADRLVKYYQAHPDFIIPATRKNEMLNNFIKPGLEDLAITRTTFNWGVKVPSNPKHVVYVWIDALCNYITALGYGTDNDSLFKKYWPADIHMVGKEIVRFHTIYWPIILMALDLPLPKHVIGHGWLLMKDGKMSKSKGNVVYPEMLVERYGLDALRYYLMRAVPFGNDGVFTPEDFVGRVNYDLANDLGNLLNRTVAMINKYTNGVVPTLSQKTDFDQALEQSAVNVIEKYQQEMDQVHFSNALEAVWQLVSRTNKYIDETEPWRLAKDPAKKSLLDSVLAHLTASLRVIAVLLQPVMTHAPKEIFAQLGISGTESSIAKLNYADLPLNAKVAAKPTPIFPRLDVEQEVDYIKSKMTKNEKVKGRKAMAEAKEKAVEQTLKINKKEIRFDKFDKVEMRVAEILKVEHVTGADKLLKFTLDAGDPVSRQILSGIAHWYPQPAELVGKKVIVVANLQPRKMRGEVSQGMLLSAEYGDQVELITVNQAIPNGSLLS, encoded by the coding sequence ATGGCTTCACAGGAAACATTTTATATTACTACTCCGATTTATTATCCTTCAGGTAAATTGCATATTGGCAACTCATATACAACAATTGCTTGTGATGTAATGGCACGTTATAAACGCTTACAAGGATATGATGTTTTTTTCTTAACAGGGACCGATGAACACGGTTTGAAAATTGAAAAAAAAGCTGAAGAATTAGGGATGTCTCCCCAAGCATATGTTGATCAGATGGCTGACGGCATCAAGCAATTATGGAAATTACTGGAGATTTCTAATGATAAATTTATCCGAACAACTGATGATTATCATGAAAAGGCAATCCAAAAGATTTTTGAACATTTGCTAAAAAAAGGTGATATTTATTTAGGTGAATATCAAGGCTGGTACTCAGTTTCTGATGAAGAATATTTTACTGAATCACAATTGGCAGAAGTCTATCGTGATGAACAAGGCAAGGTTGTCGGTGGTAAAGCACCTTCTGGCCATGAAGTTGAGCTTGTGCGAGAAGAATGCTACTTTTTCAAAATGAGCAAATACGCTGATCGCTTAGTTAAATATTATCAAGCACATCCTGATTTTATTATTCCGGCAACCCGGAAAAATGAAATGTTGAATAATTTTATCAAACCAGGTTTGGAAGATCTGGCAATTACTCGAACAACTTTTAATTGGGGTGTTAAAGTTCCTAGCAATCCCAAACATGTCGTTTATGTTTGGATTGATGCTTTATGCAACTATATTACAGCGCTAGGCTACGGTACCGATAATGACAGTCTGTTTAAGAAGTATTGGCCCGCTGATATCCATATGGTCGGCAAAGAGATTGTTCGTTTCCATACGATTTATTGGCCAATTATTTTAATGGCACTAGATTTACCATTACCAAAACATGTAATCGGTCATGGCTGGTTATTAATGAAAGATGGCAAGATGTCAAAATCAAAGGGAAATGTTGTTTATCCAGAAATGTTGGTTGAACGTTATGGCTTAGATGCATTACGCTATTATTTAATGCGGGCTGTGCCTTTTGGTAATGATGGTGTCTTTACACCGGAAGATTTTGTTGGCCGAGTTAACTATGATTTAGCCAATGATTTAGGCAACTTACTTAATCGGACAGTAGCAATGATTAATAAGTACACAAATGGCGTAGTGCCAACCTTAAGCCAAAAAACAGACTTTGACCAAGCTTTAGAGCAATCTGCTGTAAATGTAATTGAAAAATATCAACAGGAAATGGATCAGGTTCATTTTTCAAATGCACTAGAAGCAGTTTGGCAACTTGTTAGTCGAACTAATAAATACATTGACGAAACAGAGCCTTGGCGTTTGGCCAAAGATCCGGCGAAAAAATCATTGCTTGATAGTGTTTTAGCTCATTTGACAGCCAGTTTGCGAGTAATTGCAGTTTTATTGCAACCAGTGATGACTCATGCTCCTAAAGAAATCTTTGCTCAGTTAGGCATCAGCGGAACTGAGAGTAGTATTGCCAAATTAAATTATGCAGACTTACCACTTAATGCAAAAGTTGCTGCTAAGCCAACACCGATTTTCCCACGATTAGATGTCGAGCAAGAAGTTGACTATATAAAATCGAAAATGACGAAAAATGAAAAAGTTAAGGGCCGAAAAGCGATGGCTGAAGCAAAAGAAAAAGCGGTTGAACAGACACTAAAGATCAACAAAAAAGAAATTCGGTTTGATAAGTTTGATAAAGTTGAAATGCGTGTGGCGGAAATCTTAAAGGTTGAGCATGTTACTGGCGCTGATAAATTGTTAAAATTTACGTTAGATGCTGGTGATCCGGTTTCACGGCAAATCTTATCTGGAATTGCTCACTGGTATCCACAACCAGCTGAATTAGTTGGAAAAAAAGTTATTGTTGTGGCTAATTTGCAACCGCGGAAAATGCGTGGTGAAGTTAGCCAAGGAATGTTGTTATCAGCTGAGTATGGTGATCAGGTCGAATTAATTACGGTAAATCAAGCAATTCCAAATGGTTCACTGCTCAGCTAA